The sequence GGAAGGCGCGACAAATTGAGATTTGGGGGGAGGCGAACTAGAGAGAAGTGTTAGGGCtgataatattttcaaattttaggaatggaaatctttttcttttttcttttatttaatttttattattcaattttgGGTATTTAGGTTTCTAATAATATTttcagattttatttaagtgttatttaataaaaaaaatattatgagttttttatttctcaaagtctatatctaggaataaattcagattttaggataaacaatttatttgttatttttaatataatataatataatataatattattttaaaaaaattaacaaaaaaaattatacataacagtttttagagacgctcatacataacggttcaaaaaccgttgtaaatgactcttatacataacggttctttaacgttataaaataactgttataaaagatggtcatagataacggtggcttaacggttttgtaataccgttatgtatgcaactaatagataacgcaaaaacataacgcatttgctcaaaccgttatctatgcatttagacaacactacatagataacggattttcgcaaaaccgttatctattcctaaaagtgcgctcatacataacggtttttgaaaaaaaccgttatctattcactgttatgtatgtaaacttttgtagtagtgatagcccatcataaaataagcatcagcccaactccttaaataaatcaagcccaAAACACTTAAAATCTGTAGCCCACATAAAAAGAAggcccagttcgaatttaaCATAAGGaaaagcccaaacaattaaaataaaaagacaGCCCAACCTTTCTCTCTTCTCAAGCtttcggtctctctctctctaatcccAAGGACCGCTCTTCACAAAGCTGATCCCTCTCAAATCCGGCCGGCTTCCTCTTCCTCGGCTGTTCAGCGGCCGTCGGCTCCGGTCGACCTCGACTTCCGACGCGTCCAACCTCGACGCCGTCTTTTCAACCCAACAGTGGAACCCAAATCGAGCCCTAAAATCTGCAATTCACAGTTGCCGCGCTCTATCGAAATTGGGCGGCCGATCGCCGTCTGGGGACGCCGTTGCTCCGGCCTGGAGCCCGTCGGCCTTCTCTCCTTCTCCTCCCCTCGTTTCGTCTTTCAACATTTCCGAGACCGAGATTCAAGTTTCCTGTTCTGAGGATTTAGCCCGCCTCTGCCGCCGCTTCTCCGGATTCCCTCGTCCCGACGTCAACAGAGGCTCCGTCGTCGCGCCGTCTCCTCAAAACAGAGCAGGGCAGCAGCCCGTTCCTTTCTACAGCTAAGTTACATCTCGCCCCCTTTTCTACTGGTTCTTAGCGTAAATTAGGCAAGAATAAAGTGTAATCTCTTCTTGCTTGCATATGAGCGCATTATGCCCGTCTACTCATACTTGTAAACTGTCACTTGCTCGTGAATGCATAGTTGGTGTGTTTACTAAGTTCAAGATACTTATACCTCGTCTATCCTTGTGAAACTACTCATGATCATGCTTGGTATGAATGCTTACTGGTATGAATAATAGGATAGCATTATTACCTTGAAGTATGTTGTTGGTTTGTGGCTGAGCTTATGAATCAAATGAGCTGAAAATAAGCCGAAGCTTGAAGCCTTTATGTTGGTTGGATATTGTTTGGTTGTTGTCGATTTACTAGAACTGAAGTAATTGAAGTAGTATAATTGTTGGTTCTCTTTCGATATGTGCAggtgaaaatcaagaaaaagaaaGCATTGAGCTAAGTCTTACCTTGATACTTTGGCAGAACTCCGGTTGCTCTTTGATAATTTTGGTGAAATAAAGTGAGAGTGAAAGTTGCATCTGTTGGGTGGGTTGATACTAATAGAGAAAATGACGCAgcatacttgagtatgctagAAGGATGTGCAGGAATCGGGTGGCTGGAAGTTGAGGTTTGAGGGAACCGAGCAACCATTGGAGGGCGGCTGAAGAGATGGAAGTGCAGAGGGTGGTCGGTTACTCTGCaacattcttttctttttactttctctctctttgactTTTGTACCCAACACTTGAGTGAGTGGCAGTAAGTGGCCCATATAAATCCAACCTTGTGATATACTAAATGATTTTCATCAAGCTGGGAACTAAACTGTAATccgtgaactgtaaataaaatactggcttcgattttctaattatcgcatttctgtatctgcttgatatctttttccttgcctgctaacttgataaactaTAGTGTCTTAAATTAAATCTGTGGATTTAATCTGCTTTGCACTCGGAATAATTCCACGagttctagtagcactaataaaaatataactgcttctgtttcttgattaataaataacatgacttcgctaaatcagttataacttggaaaaataataattactgaatagctcaataatcctcgtcgcgatTTACTCACGCGATACAAAGCATaaggctaaaataataactccgtctctgataaaaaaaatcaggatcataagctggtTTCATATATAACTGGCAACTGGATTTCATTTACTGAAGGATACGATATTAACTAtcgcattactggatttaaataatataaaaagagcgggtcactacagcCGTCGCATCTCGTCCTCGCGCCGGTGTTCCGCCGGAATTTCGCGAATTTGTGGCACGAGAAGCATCCTTGAAAGACGTGGAGATGCATGCTCGCCTCACTTTGGATTTGGAGGAGCACATTTGGTCTTGTTTTGATCCGATTGAGCCCTAGGAaactattgtaatttttattttattaattaagtctttaattttatttaaattattgtaatgttgaattttaattttaaagaaaatttgaaattttaaaattaaagtgcAAAATTGAGGATTTTGTGAAAATGAAGATCTAAGACACAAGGGCTGTGAAGGGCTGTGTtttaggtggggaccaccaccTAAGACACAGCCTAAGACACTTGCATCAGAGATGCTCTTAGGGATAGTTTAGTTACTTTCCAAATTTTGATATACAAAAGAATGAATTTTAGAGAGAGGATGTAACTTATTAATTTTATGTTGTGGTATTTCTTCGTAgctttccatatttttttttttgaaattcaatttttttggaACAAAATAAGGTGGTGTTCGGTTTATAGGATAAGATAGGATTAGTTATGTAATACTTATGTTTGGTTGAGTAAATAGGGACCGAGACGTAATCTCGAGATTATGCCACGTATGATTAGTCATGGCTTATGAGTCTTAGCCTACCCCTATGACAAAAATAATCTCGAGCTAATTCAATCTCGGCTAATCTCAGGACAATTCAATCTCGAGCAACCGAACACTCTCTAagaatatctatataatatataaaagatgagttttttccctctattttttctctctcttcttccaacaatttttttactatttttttctttttattctctctcttcttcagcaatttttttgctatttttttctttctattttttatattttaattattttctaaacatcatcaaatttgattaatggaaaaaataatcaatatgtatcttaaatttaatataatataaaaatcatcaaaaataaatttaaaatgaaaaagttatgaacaatttaaaatattttattttctgtctcttcattaaaatttataactttttagttatgtttgtgtatgaaaatatttattatgatgaataatactccctccgtcccgctccaaatgtcttctttcttttgggcacggagattaagaaatgtatataaagtagataaagtgggtataaagtagataaagtgggttgttggaaattatttaagggttaatagccgctaaatcctataactatttttgttttcgcgttttgcattttttttaaaaaatttgccTCAGTATATCACAACTAATGAAGGAGTCGCGATTTGCATCATGCGATGTCTTCCGGTAAAATTGAAGATGACTTGGTAGCCGGACTTATCTACGTGGCATAGAATTCCGAtaggcaaaacgacgtcgttttgccttACGTTTTATTTAAGTTGATTCATAtcaaaacgtcgtcgtttttcttcttcttagaaTTTACAACCCTAAATCCTATAACTAGGGTTTATTTGTGGATTGAATCTCataattttcaaattgaaattaGGGTGCATAAGATTGGGTGAAATGGTGAATTCATCGTCCTCATCGCAATCGTCCCAAAAGATTGTTCGTAAACCCGGAAACACTAATAATCCCGAAGGTGAGTTGAGGTGCGACCATGAGCTTCCTGTCGAGTATTTCACATCCAAGACCGAGTTGAACCTTTTTTGGAGGTTCTATTGCTGCTGAATTCGTCGATGGGATGATTGTGGTGTTTGGCATTGGATAGATCCGGAGCTCACTTCGTACTACAAGGGTTGTTTCCACAATGTGCTGGTTCAAAGGAACAAAGCCCGTGAGCTTCTTGACTTAAATGGGCTGAAGGCACAATTTGAATCAATGATGTTGGAAGCTTCTGCATTGAAGGAAGAACTTGCCCTTCAAACTGAAGCTTTTAGAGATCTCCAGAAGGTGAATACTGCAATGGAGGTGATGATGACCAATTTGCAGTGGAAGAATAGGATTTTCTTGATTTTCATGGTGGTGTTGAGtctgtggattttttttttaagttgattCCTGCATTATTAGGATTTATAGATGATATTAAGCATTGGGCTTTTTGTATCTCAAGTACTATGTAATCAGTTTTCTATGTTCATTGCAATGAACAAATTTTCCTAGAACAAGTTTTTTATGATATTAAGAGTTGAAATGACCATCGAAAACATATCTTCTTCATATATCATCACCAAAAGGCAGGTTTCAAACATCTATAAAACATGTCATAAAGATCATAACTGCAAATACTGTTCCACACCAAAATAAAGGTCATAATGTACCTAAGATTATAAAACAAAGTTATGATCTTGCAAAGCCTAACTCTAAGTGTTGGCTGATTCTTGAGTGTTGCCAATTTCTTGCACAACTTCACTTCTTGCATCATGGCTAACAACCGTCTTTCTTGCACCTCGACCTCTTCTTGGAGCTTTGAATTTGGCATAAGTACCTCTTCCAGCTGTGTAGACTCCACTTCTCAGTTGAGATCTTCTTGCTTCAGATACAGTAGGTACAACACTACTTGAAGTCCCTGTTGCTTCTCCAATTGTTTCAGGCCTTGCTTTCTTTGGCCGACCCCTTTTTTTCTGAAATACAAAGTTATAACAGTAAGCAAGTGTTCATTGATGGTGCAATGAAGTAGAATGCAGAGACTCTAATCTTTTCTGTACCAGTGCTTTGGTCATTGGATGGCAATGTCAGGTTTTGGCAATTCCTGATATTGTGGCCTTCTTGCTTGCATTTCCCACAGTGCATACCTACACCATGCTTACTGAGCCTCCCATCTTCCCTATCTTCAGGTGCCCTGACCCTCTTTTTCTTAGGTCTCCCAGCCCTTTTGGTGAAAGTTGGAGGTACCACCTTCTCAACCTATACCTCAGGCCACATATTTGACCCTCTTATGGGCTGCAAACCTTCCTCATATGCCAATAAATACCTCCCAATGGTGTAGTATTCATGCACATAGTCATAAACATCAAGATTCATGAAATGAATCACAACCAACGCATGAAAACAAGGAATGCCAGACAAGTTCCAAACCCTACATGTACAGCTTCTATCACCTAAACTCACCACAAACTTATCAGCCAAATAATGGACCTCAAATTTATCTCTTAATGCAGGATATACCATGCATTGGCTACtagcttcctttcttctttctACTATATTCCTAATTGTTGGACAAATTCTATCATCACACTGCCtcatcttttcatatttttcaaccTGTCTAACCATTAAACTTGTTCTAATCTCTTCAAGCATATGTATGATATGATTACCTCTGGCTGCAAGGAAGTAGCCATTGAATGTCTCGCTGATGTTGTTGTCAATGGAGTCACTGCAAACTTGTGTTGATATGAATGCTTTGCAAAATCGATGGAAATCTCTTGCCATGAAGTCATCATATGCTTGCTGGTTCTCTTTTTTCAAGTCTTGTACAGCCATCTTGAAGTCAGCCTCATTTGTGCACCTAGCTGCCCTCCACAATAGATTCTTGAGTGTAATCCCTTTATGTTGCTTCTTCCAGTTCATATATACGTGCGTCGCACAATTTTTGTGCTCAGCCCTCAGTGCAATGGAATGCACTACATTCTCAAGTCCGTACAATATACAAAAAACTTCACATTAGTATGAGCTTATGTTAacagaaaaataattgaaagtaATGCATTACCTTCTGTTGGTCAGATATGAAGCTCCACCCCTCACCATCTCCAATTTCAAGGTCTTCACAGAGTATGTTGAAGAACCATCTCCAGCATGATTCATTCTCTTGTTCCACTACAGCCCATGCCACAGGAAACATTTGATTGTTTCCATCATTTCCTGTGGCACAAAGTAAGATACCACCTAGATAGGTCTTGAGGAAACACCCATctaactagggatggcaatcgggtacgacaggtatggatagtgactatccatacccatacccacgaactaaatggatagtggttgctaACCACAAAACTATCCAtgaatatcaaatggtatccaaacccgctacccgcggatacccgctacccgtcgggtatccgcgaacccgctatccgacgggtatccgtcacccgtTATCCGCCGGATATTCGCTATCCGCCTGATACCctctatccgccggatacccatgaaatagaatttaaatataaatttacaacaaatttgaGAGTTGAGAGGATGGAGTTGAGAGGAGGGAGGAGGGCGGAGGTCAGCGACTTCGCGAGGAGGGCTAGGGGAAGAAGCGGCTGAAGGGGAGTCAGGGGACTGAATAGCTATGTTAGGGGCGTAGGGGAATCAGGGTTTAGGTTTAGCTGAATATTAGACTTTGGGCCTTATTGTCTAGgcctattttaagatataaaatgctagctcataatctcaaaatatatatttaaagcccatattttatagaagtttttgtggatatttgacgggtaattgacggataattgacgggtaattggaaggtatttttcgcgggtaaacgggtttcgtgggtatggatagtaagtatccaaacccatacccacgaactaaatggatagtgaattacAACCACGAAattatccgtggatatcaaatggtatccaaacccaccctaatgggttcgggttttcgcggatatccgctacccgcgggtagattgccatccctacatCTAACCCAATGATAGGTCTACAACTCTTCTTGAAACCAATTCTCAAAGATGAAAACCCAACATACAATCCTTTGAAAACATTACCCTCTTTCATAATTAATTGAAACCTGCCATGAGGATCTACCATTTCAAGTTCAGCAAGATACATAGGAATTGTTCCATAATGTACCTCTATAAAGCCCTTCACTATCTCTTGGGCCTTCTTCTTGGCTTTATACAGCCTATCTCTATACACATCTGTCTTAAATCTAACCAAAATGTCATCCCTCAACTCCTTGATACTCATATCATATTTAACCCTGAAAACATTAAGGTACCTTGCAGCAATCCAAGTGGATGAAACCATCTTGTTCCTGGTCTGCCTAATACAAGTGTGATCACCTGCATATTGTTTGATTTTGAATATTCCCTCTTTCCTCTGCAGACTACCCAACACCCTCCATGGACAGGGAAGAGTACACTTAGCTAGGCAACACTTCTTACTCACATTTCTAAAATGAATAAACCTACCTGTTTCTATAGCCACATTGGTCAATGCACTTCTGCATTGTATACCATCTTCAAATTGCATCCCTAAAACAATCTGCAGGTCAGCATGGCAACACTTAGGGTCATAGATTACCCTCTTCTTCCTATGCCTCTCACCCTCTAACTCTTCATCAGTTTCAGATGATTGCACATCATCCTCACTGCCCTCATATTCAGAAACCTTCTCTACACCAGTGTCAAAGTCCTCTATAGCCTCTGCAGTATCAGCAAAATCAAACAAGTTCCCTAAATCTGCTATTGGATAAATTCTTCATCTGAGATATAATCTAAGTCATCTAGACTAACCTCAGAGTCCACATTACCCTCAGCTTCTTCAATCCACTCAGTATCATCACTATCCTCCTCCTCATTACCCTCTGCCCCCTCCTCATTATCCACAGCCCCTGCCTTTGCCCCTGCCCCTGCCTCATTAGCCCCTGCCTCATTATCCACAGCACCACCATCATTAGCCCCTGCCCCAGCATCATCTCCCCACCAAAGACATCAGCTTCTGTAAGTTGATCTAATGTCAAAGCCCCTTCACATAAATAGCCCTCATTTTGTGATGCAACATATCTAACATTGCCATCACTTCCCTATCTCCATTTATGTCCATATAAACATCAGTTTCTGGGATTCTATAAGTTAGTCTACTCCATTTATGTATCCCTGAACACTTAATTTCATGCTCTAAGTCGAAATAGCCAAACCTATCTGAATCTAATGGCATTCTAATATTGAAGGTCGACCCTCCACAATATAGATACCTTCCATTCGATTTTGTCACAAACCTACCACCCCAACTAATGTTAATGGCGAATTTGGTACtgccaaaaaataaaagaaaaatatattaagaaCTGACACCAACAATAAACTAATGTCTAACACTACCCAACACTTCGGAAATGATAAAAACACAACAAACCTACAATATACTATACTATACATACACAAGACCCTATGGAATAACACATGCACTGACAACACATATTAAAGAACACAAGAAATATTAAACAAAGCAAGAAGACCTACCACCGAGGCGCCATTAAAAGCACCAACTCCTGCGAATGCGACAACTCTTGGCAGAAATGGTAGGGCCAAGAACAATAGAAGTCAATGGATTGAAAGAGGGGGGACCAGACGAATAAATGGTGAAAGTGAAAGACTTTTCACCTCTGTTTAACCCTAATTATCGATTAATTTTACCGCCacatgaaacgacgtcgttttgtgcaataggaaacgacgtcgtttcactacacgtcatttaaaaaaaaattaattgccATGTAGATGATAATCACCCTAGTCAGCAAATAAAATGCCACGTAGATTAATTTATGTTG comes from Salvia miltiorrhiza cultivar Shanhuang (shh) chromosome 3, IMPLAD_Smil_shh, whole genome shotgun sequence and encodes:
- the LOC131018820 gene encoding uncharacterized protein LOC131018820, whose product is MEGANDGGAVDNEAGANEAGAGAKAGAVDNEEGAEGNEEEDSDDTEWIEEAEDLGNLFDFADTAEAIEDFDTGVEKVSEYEGSEDDVQSSETDEELEGERHRKKRVIYDPKCCHADLQIVLGMQFEDGIQCRSALTNVAIETGRFIHFRNVSKKCCLAKCTLPCPWRVLGSLQRKEGIFKIKQYAGDHTCIRQTRNKMVSSTWIAARYLNVFRVKYDMSIKELRDDILVRFKTDVYRDRLYKAKKKAQEIVKGFIEVHYGTIPMYLAELEMVDPHGRFQLIMKEGNDGNNQMFPVAWAVVEQENESCWRWFFNILCEDLEIGDGEGWSFISDQQKNVVHSIALRAEHKNCATHVYMNWKKQHKGITLKNLLWRAARCTNEADFKMAVQDLKKENQQAYDDFMARDFHRFCKAFISTQVCSDSIDNNISETFNGYFLAARGNHIIHMLEEIRTSLMVRQVEKYEKMRQCDDRICPTIRNIVERRKEASSQCMVYPALRDKFEVHYLADKFVVSLGDRSCTCRVWNLSGIPCFHALVVIHFMNLDVYDYVHEYYTIGRYLLAYEEGLQPIRGSNMWPEKKRGRPKKARPETIGEATGTSSSVVPTVSEARRSQLRSGVYTAGRGTYAKFKAPRRGRGARKTVVSHDARSEVVQEIGNTQESANT